The Persephonella atlantica region GACAGCAAGCCGTTATCAGGGGCAACAAAAAAATACCTTTCTGTTTCTATCAGAATAGGTCTTCTGTTTGTTCCTACTCCCGGGTCAACCACACACATAAAAATCGTTTTTTCAGGAAAGTATCTGTAAACAGCATTCAGTACAAGAGCACCTTCTAAAATATTAAAAGATGCTATACCGTGGGATATATCTACAACTTCAGCATCTTTGTTTATGGATTTTATTACCCCTTTAACAGCTCCAACAAATCCATCTTTATAACCAAAATCTGTAAGCAGGGCGATAACAGACATCACTTAACAGTGCTGTATTTCTCGTCAAAAAATTTCAGAAAATCATCTGTAACATCAAGCTCAGGCTTACCATACAGCAGACTGTTTTTGTCTAAAACTAATTTGTATCCCTTTGATTTTGAGTATTCTGTAATTGCCTTCTGAAGGGTTTTCATGAACTTTTGTGCCACCTTCTGTCTTTTTTCCATCAGTTCCCTCTGTTTTTCCTCTGCAAAAGCCTGTATCTGGGATGGGGACTCTCCAGCCTTCTGTTTTTTTTCTATCTCCTCTTTAAACCTTTTTGCCTGTGCTTCAAGCTCAGCCTGAGCAGAAATTCCCGCCTTTGAAGAGGTGACAATCTTCTGAATGTCAATAAACACTATCTTTTCAGAAGCAAAAGAAAATGAAATCGCAAATAGTAAAGCAGTTAAAGAATAAAAGATTCTCAGCATAATTCCTCCCTTTGGTTTTTTTCTTATTATACAGTTGTGTGTAAGGATTGCAAAATTTTATAACAGCATTATAATATTTTCCGCCAGTGGTCTTTGAAGCAGCCGCCCTATAAAGGGGAGGAAAGTCCGGACTCCACAGGGCAGGAAGCTGCCGAAAGGCAGGCAGGGGTAACCCTGCGGAAAGGGCCACAGAAAGCAGACTGCCTGTCCCGATAAGCTGTAAGTAGGTGGAAACACCGAAGGGCTTATCCGGGCAGGTAAAGGTGAAAGGGTGGGGTAAGAGCCCACCAGTACCGTCGGTGACGGCGGTAGCTGGCAACCCCCTTCCGGAGCAATCCCAAATAGGTGGAGGTTAGAGGGTTGCCCGCCCGAAAGCCTGAAAAGGCTTACCTCCACGGGTAGGGAGCTGAGATAAATGGCTGCACAAACAGAATCCGGCTTATCAGAGACCACTGGCAAAAACTGCAAACATAGGAAAAGATGAAGAAATTCCACGTTTTCACCATATTTCCTCAGTTTTTTGAAGGATTTATAAATACCGGAATTGTATCAAGGGCTGTAAAAAACGGTATTATACAGATAAACACTGTAAATCTGAGGGATTATGCTACAGACAAACACAGA contains the following coding sequences:
- a CDS encoding OmpH family outer membrane protein, whose protein sequence is MLRIFYSLTALLFAISFSFASEKIVFIDIQKIVTSSKAGISAQAELEAQAKRFKEEIEKKQKAGESPSQIQAFAEEKQRELMEKRQKVAQKFMKTLQKAITEYSKSKGYKLVLDKNSLLYGKPELDVTDDFLKFFDEKYSTVK